A single genomic interval of Tsukamurella paurometabola harbors:
- a CDS encoding TetR/AcrR family transcriptional regulator: MIPEELDPLRAATPRARQIVETARTLLEREGWERITMRDLADEVGIRAPSLYKHFASKDAVKAALVGAALAESGAALRPVTDVAALLRDYREVARRSPNLYRLATVGPLDRQALPEGLEEWSGRPFFEVTGDPHAAQALWAAAHGMAILEIDGRFPTGTAPDATWAELARRFTLG; encoded by the coding sequence GTGATCCCCGAGGAGCTGGACCCCCTGCGTGCGGCGACGCCGCGTGCGCGCCAGATCGTGGAGACCGCCCGCACGCTACTGGAACGCGAGGGCTGGGAGCGGATCACGATGCGCGACCTCGCCGACGAGGTGGGCATCCGCGCACCGTCGCTCTACAAACACTTCGCCAGCAAGGACGCGGTGAAGGCGGCCCTCGTCGGGGCGGCGCTCGCCGAGTCCGGCGCCGCGTTGCGGCCCGTGACGGATGTCGCGGCGCTGCTCCGGGACTACCGGGAGGTCGCGCGGCGAAGCCCGAACCTGTACCGGCTCGCCACCGTCGGGCCGCTCGACCGGCAGGCCCTTCCGGAGGGCCTGGAGGAGTGGTCGGGGCGCCCGTTCTTCGAGGTCACCGGTGATCCGCACGCCGCGCAGGCACTGTGGGCCGCCGCGCACGGTATGGCGATCCTGGAGATCGACGGGCGGTTCCCCACCGGCACCGCGCCGGATGCCACCTGGGCCGAGCTCGCGCGGCGTTTCACCCTCGGCTGA
- a CDS encoding SRPBCC domain-containing protein, which translates to MRRNLILSVAAVIALVVGSLVVLHRERTVERSIEIAAPPGEVWRVLVDFAAYPQWNPFVIRAAAPDGVTVGRDLDVRISSGGSETAFRPEVLAVEPERELRWVGRVLVPGLLDGEHSFRLEAVAGGTLFTQSERFRGVLVLPAGASIDVADGFDAMNAALRDRVLATIGR; encoded by the coding sequence GTGAGGCGGAATCTGATCCTGTCCGTAGCGGCGGTGATCGCGCTGGTCGTGGGCTCGCTGGTGGTGCTTCATCGCGAACGCACGGTGGAGCGATCGATCGAGATCGCCGCGCCGCCCGGCGAGGTCTGGCGCGTGCTCGTCGACTTCGCGGCGTACCCGCAGTGGAATCCGTTCGTGATCCGCGCGGCAGCGCCCGACGGAGTGACGGTGGGGCGCGACCTCGATGTGCGGATCAGTAGCGGCGGCTCCGAGACGGCCTTCCGGCCCGAGGTGCTGGCGGTGGAGCCGGAACGCGAGCTGCGCTGGGTGGGTCGGGTGCTCGTCCCGGGCCTGCTGGACGGTGAGCACTCGTTCCGGCTCGAGGCCGTCGCCGGAGGCACGCTGTTCACGCAGAGCGAGCGGTTCCGCGGCGTCCTGGTCCTGCCGGCCGGGGCGTCGATCGACGTGGCGGACGGTTTCGACGCGATGAACGCGGCGCTGCGCGACCGGGTGCTGGCTACGATCGGCCGGTGA
- a CDS encoding SanA/YdcF family protein: MSSVASSSARPAGRVRSVVTGITGIGPLYAPEAAPSAPVAIAFGASVRGGRPGSFVEGRLEASLQLLRLGTVEKILVSGNAGGESGDEIAVMTGWLRDRGVPESALLTDGAGLDTFLACRRARDEFGLGRVLLVSQFFHARRAAALARHLGLDADAVRASCGCTRRAWVRNLAREYFLSRPKAALDIARAR; this comes from the coding sequence ATGAGTTCCGTCGCGTCATCGAGCGCACGTCCGGCCGGGCGGGTGCGCTCCGTCGTGACCGGCATCACGGGAATCGGTCCCCTGTACGCGCCGGAGGCGGCGCCGTCCGCGCCCGTCGCGATCGCCTTCGGGGCGTCAGTTCGGGGTGGGCGTCCGGGCTCGTTCGTGGAGGGCCGGCTGGAGGCATCGCTGCAGCTCCTGCGGCTGGGCACGGTGGAGAAGATCCTGGTCTCCGGCAATGCCGGCGGCGAGTCCGGTGACGAGATCGCCGTCATGACGGGATGGCTCCGAGACCGGGGCGTCCCGGAGTCGGCGCTGCTCACCGACGGTGCCGGGCTCGACACCTTCCTCGCGTGCCGGAGGGCGCGTGATGAGTTCGGGCTGGGTCGCGTCCTGCTCGTCTCGCAGTTCTTCCATGCCCGACGGGCCGCCGCCCTCGCCCGGCACCTCGGCCTCGACGCGGACGCCGTCCGCGCGTCGTGCGGATGCACCAGGCGCGCGTGGGTCCGCAACCTCGCCCGCGAGTACTTCCTCTCACGCCCCAAGGCCGCTCTCGACATCGCCCGTGCGCGGTGA
- a CDS encoding heterodisulfide reductase-related iron-sulfur binding cluster — protein MTPLNIALGTIGAIAFVVAWAVFFRGAFRMVRIIAQGQSAKDRWLPFIPRAAEVVVEFLAHTKMIKNRTVGIAHWFVMVGFLAGMILWFEALPQSFDPYFHWPVIGSWPFYHLLDELLGIATFLGILVLIVVRQVKHPRNPALFSRFSGSKFLPAYTIEAIVLFEGLGMIMVKAGKIAMTGESSPVTDFFTRQVAELLPASPTMVTIFAFIKLMSGVMFLILVGSNLTWGVAWHRFSAFFNIYFKRELGSRRALGAAKEMVSNGKVLTMENTDPDVDNLGAGKIEDFSWKGWLDFTTCTECGRCQSQCPAWNTGKPLSPKLLIMGLRDHGYAKAPYLLAGGRTDPSGEEIGLVGKDGEIDQAKLDKIPAEARAEAERSLVGPAGEDGALGGVIDPEVLWSCTTCGACVEQCPVDIEHVDHIVDMRRYQVLIESEFPHELAGLFKNLENKGNPWGQNASQRTAWIDEMDIDIPVYGQDVESFDGFEYLFWVGCAGAFEDRAKKTTKAVAELLDVAAVNFLVLGQGETCTGDSARRAGNEFLFQMLAQQNIEQLDEVFDGVPAQQRKIVVTCAHCFNALGNEYPQVGGDYEVVHHTQLLNKLVREKRLVPVAPPSEDVTYHDPCYLGRHNQVYEAPRELIGASGATLKEMPRHLERSMCCGAGGARMWMEEQLGKRINIDRVDEALNTLSSTSEATPKKIATGCPFCRVMLSDGVTAQTAENEAAAPEVVDVAQMLLESVKRGLPEGIVVGNPNRKVSDGATALAEAPAAPAEAPAAAPAATATATAPAAPAEKKDAKPTVGLGLAGGGKRPGGPKKPGGAKPAAAPAAPAAESAPASESAPAAETPAAPAKPAVGLGLAGGAKRPGAKKPGAKPAAPAAESAPAEAPAAPAAEAPAAPAAPAKPAVGLGIAGGAKRPGAKKPGAPKAAAPAAPEAPAAPEAPAAPEAPAAAAEPAAEAPAPSAPAEDRTLKTAGESKAAGFGIAAGAKRPGAKKPGAPKAAPVTDSTPPAAETPVTPTPAAEAPAAAPEAAAEETPSTPETPADQPKAPSGGSDRTVTTEGESKAKGFGIAAGAKRPGGRK, from the coding sequence ATCACCCCGCTGAACATCGCTCTCGGCACGATCGGCGCCATCGCCTTCGTCGTCGCCTGGGCGGTCTTCTTCCGCGGCGCATTCCGCATGGTGCGGATCATCGCCCAGGGACAGTCCGCCAAGGACCGCTGGCTCCCCTTCATCCCCCGCGCCGCTGAGGTCGTGGTCGAGTTCCTCGCCCACACCAAGATGATCAAGAACCGCACGGTGGGCATCGCCCACTGGTTCGTCATGGTCGGCTTCCTGGCGGGCATGATCCTGTGGTTCGAGGCGCTCCCGCAGAGCTTCGACCCCTACTTCCACTGGCCGGTCATCGGTTCGTGGCCCTTCTACCACCTGCTGGACGAGCTGCTGGGCATCGCGACCTTCCTCGGCATCCTCGTGCTCATCGTGGTGCGCCAGGTCAAGCACCCGCGCAACCCCGCGCTGTTCTCGCGCTTCTCGGGCAGCAAGTTCCTGCCCGCGTACACGATCGAGGCCATCGTCCTGTTCGAGGGCCTGGGCATGATCATGGTGAAGGCCGGCAAGATCGCCATGACCGGCGAGTCCAGCCCCGTCACCGACTTCTTCACCCGCCAGGTGGCCGAGCTGCTCCCCGCGAGCCCGACGATGGTCACGATCTTCGCCTTCATCAAGCTGATGTCGGGCGTCATGTTCCTCATCCTGGTGGGCAGCAACCTCACCTGGGGCGTCGCCTGGCACCGCTTCTCGGCCTTCTTCAACATCTACTTCAAGCGCGAGCTGGGCAGCCGCCGCGCGCTGGGCGCCGCCAAGGAGATGGTCTCCAACGGCAAGGTCCTCACCATGGAGAACACCGATCCGGACGTCGACAACCTCGGCGCCGGCAAGATCGAGGACTTCTCCTGGAAGGGCTGGCTGGACTTCACGACCTGCACCGAGTGCGGTCGCTGCCAGAGCCAGTGCCCCGCCTGGAACACCGGCAAGCCGCTGAGCCCGAAGCTGCTCATCATGGGCCTGCGCGACCACGGCTACGCCAAGGCCCCGTACCTGCTGGCCGGCGGCCGCACCGACCCGTCGGGCGAGGAGATCGGCCTCGTCGGCAAGGACGGCGAGATCGACCAGGCCAAGCTGGACAAGATCCCGGCCGAGGCCCGCGCCGAGGCCGAGCGCTCGCTCGTCGGCCCCGCCGGCGAGGACGGCGCGCTGGGCGGCGTGATCGACCCCGAGGTCCTGTGGTCCTGCACCACCTGTGGCGCCTGCGTCGAGCAGTGCCCCGTCGACATCGAGCACGTCGACCACATCGTCGACATGCGCCGCTACCAGGTGCTCATCGAGTCGGAGTTCCCGCACGAGCTGGCCGGCCTGTTCAAGAACCTCGAGAACAAGGGCAACCCCTGGGGCCAGAACGCCAGCCAGCGCACCGCCTGGATCGACGAGATGGATATCGACATCCCGGTCTACGGCCAGGACGTCGAGTCCTTCGACGGCTTCGAGTACCTGTTCTGGGTCGGCTGCGCCGGCGCCTTCGAGGACCGCGCCAAGAAGACCACCAAGGCCGTCGCCGAGCTCCTCGACGTGGCCGCCGTGAACTTCCTGGTCCTGGGCCAGGGCGAGACGTGCACCGGCGACTCCGCCCGGCGCGCGGGCAACGAGTTCCTGTTCCAGATGCTGGCGCAGCAGAACATCGAGCAGCTCGACGAGGTCTTCGACGGCGTGCCCGCGCAGCAACGCAAGATCGTCGTGACCTGTGCCCACTGCTTCAACGCGCTCGGCAACGAGTACCCGCAGGTCGGCGGCGACTACGAGGTCGTCCACCACACGCAGCTGCTGAACAAGCTGGTCCGCGAGAAGCGCCTCGTGCCCGTCGCGCCCCCGTCGGAGGACGTGACCTACCACGATCCCTGCTACCTCGGCCGCCACAACCAGGTGTACGAGGCCCCGCGTGAGCTGATCGGCGCCTCGGGCGCGACGCTCAAGGAGATGCCTCGGCACCTCGAGCGGTCCATGTGCTGTGGCGCCGGCGGTGCCCGCATGTGGATGGAGGAGCAGCTCGGCAAGCGCATCAACATCGACCGCGTCGACGAGGCGCTGAACACCCTCTCCAGCACCTCCGAGGCCACACCGAAGAAGATCGCCACCGGCTGCCCGTTCTGCCGCGTGATGCTCTCCGACGGCGTGACCGCGCAGACCGCCGAGAACGAGGCCGCCGCGCCCGAGGTCGTCGACGTGGCGCAGATGCTCCTCGAGTCCGTCAAGCGCGGCCTCCCCGAGGGCATCGTCGTCGGCAACCCGAACCGCAAGGTGTCCGACGGTGCCACCGCCCTCGCCGAGGCGCCGGCCGCTCCGGCCGAGGCTCCGGCCGCCGCACCGGCGGCGACCGCCACCGCGACCGCCCCGGCGGCACCCGCGGAGAAGAAGGATGCGAAGCCGACGGTCGGCCTCGGCCTCGCCGGCGGCGGCAAGCGCCCCGGTGGCCCGAAGAAGCCCGGCGGCGCCAAGCCCGCCGCGGCCCCGGCCGCTCCGGCAGCCGAGTCGGCCCCGGCCTCCGAGTCCGCTCCGGCGGCGGAGACCCCCGCCGCTCCGGCGAAGCCCGCGGTCGGCCTGGGCCTGGCCGGCGGTGCGAAGCGACCGGGCGCCAAGAAGCCCGGTGCCAAGCCGGCAGCGCCGGCCGCCGAGTCCGCCCCCGCGGAAGCCCCGGCCGCTCCGGCGGCGGAGGCGCCCGCCGCACCGGCGGCGCCGGCGAAGCCCGCGGTCGGGCTGGGGATCGCCGGCGGCGCCAAGCGCCCCGGCGCGAAGAAGCCGGGCGCACCGAAGGCTGCGGCACCTGCCGCCCCCGAGGCACCTGCCGCTCCCGAGGCACCGGCCGCTCCCGAAGCTCCTGCGGCCGCCGCTGAGCCCGCCGCCGAGGCACCTGCGCCGTCGGCTCCGGCCGAGGACCGCACGCTGAAGACGGCGGGCGAATCCAAGGCCGCCGGCTTCGGCATCGCGGCGGGCGCCAAGCGACCGGGCGCGAAGAAGCCGGGTGCGCCGAAAGCTGCACCTGTGACGGATTCGACGCCGCCCGCGGCTGAGACGCCCGTCACACCGACCCCTGCGGCCGAGGCTCCCGCGGCGGCGCCCGAGGCGGCCGCGGAGGAGACACCCTCGACCCCGGAAACCCCCGCTGACCAGCCGAAGGCACCGTCGGGCGGGAGTGACCGGACGGTGACGACGGAGGGTGAGTCGAAGGCCAAGGGCTTCGGGATCGCGGCGGGCGCGAAGCGTCCCGGCGGCCGGAAGTGA
- a CDS encoding TetR family transcriptional regulator, with protein MATGRRAGTSTAKADILEAARELFAEVGYDRATIRAIAARAGVDVALVSYYYGNKKGLFRGVMSMPVDPEEIFSAALDGPREGVGERLVRAALTVWEGPETSEAFRALLRAAVDADEGASKTFGEFLSSVMIPTLTARSGISIETARVVASTMFGLAFMRYLIGAPLFLEPSVEELVATYGAAIQRVVDGDAG; from the coding sequence ATGGCTACGGGCAGGCGGGCGGGTACCAGCACCGCGAAGGCGGACATCCTCGAGGCGGCGCGCGAGCTGTTCGCCGAGGTCGGGTACGACCGCGCGACGATCCGCGCCATCGCGGCCCGTGCGGGCGTCGACGTGGCGCTGGTGTCGTACTACTACGGCAACAAGAAGGGGTTGTTCCGGGGCGTGATGAGCATGCCGGTCGACCCGGAGGAGATCTTCTCCGCCGCGCTCGACGGGCCGCGCGAGGGCGTGGGCGAGCGGCTGGTGCGGGCGGCGCTCACGGTGTGGGAAGGGCCGGAGACCTCGGAGGCGTTCCGCGCGCTGCTCCGCGCCGCTGTCGATGCGGACGAGGGCGCGTCGAAGACCTTCGGCGAGTTCCTCTCGTCGGTGATGATCCCGACGCTGACGGCGCGGTCGGGGATCTCGATCGAGACGGCGCGCGTCGTCGCCAGCACGATGTTCGGGCTGGCCTTCATGCGGTACCTGATCGGGGCGCCGCTGTTCCTCGAGCCGTCGGTCGAGGAGTTGGTGGCGACGTACGGCGCCGCGATCCAGCGCGTCGTCGACGGCGACGCCGGCTGA
- a CDS encoding ABC transporter permease, translating into MTSLGTGRSLGSSHVEFPGGAPTSKSHARLAAAFAGLAIAIPLIVLLFTGPASHGEPHDLPIGVVGPAAAAQQVEQRLDAQQPGGFAVHAYESEAALVQAAKDREVYGGIVPASTATPGVQTRAVVASGASPAVAPMITQMATALAQGQKVQTVEVAPLSADDPRGAGFGSIVMPVFLSGMVLALATVMIGGHPRIVAVALPVGAAIVGAAAVGAAMWVGVLPGGFWGQWLAMSAGMLAIGATVAGLVQLAGTKGIGPAALLFMLVGMPLAGIAMPPEFLPHVWAVLGQSLPIGATGTALRSAAFFADGSLIGAGAGAAYAVLGAWIVVGYGLLVIGAAKHRAERTAPSDTGEVSEKDLLRPATI; encoded by the coding sequence TTGACTTCTCTCGGCACCGGTCGTAGCCTGGGTTCATCACACGTTGAATTCCCTGGAGGTGCTCCCACGAGCAAGTCCCACGCCCGGCTCGCTGCGGCCTTCGCCGGGCTCGCGATCGCCATCCCCCTGATCGTCCTGCTGTTCACCGGCCCCGCCTCGCACGGCGAGCCGCACGACCTGCCGATCGGCGTCGTCGGCCCGGCCGCCGCGGCGCAGCAGGTCGAGCAGCGGCTCGACGCGCAGCAACCCGGCGGCTTCGCCGTGCACGCCTACGAGTCCGAGGCAGCACTGGTCCAGGCGGCGAAGGACCGCGAGGTCTACGGCGGCATCGTCCCCGCGAGTACCGCCACGCCGGGCGTACAGACCAGGGCCGTCGTCGCCAGCGGCGCCTCCCCCGCCGTCGCACCGATGATCACGCAGATGGCGACCGCGCTCGCGCAGGGCCAGAAGGTGCAGACCGTCGAGGTCGCGCCGCTGTCCGCCGACGATCCTCGCGGCGCCGGCTTCGGCTCGATCGTGATGCCCGTCTTCCTCTCCGGCATGGTGCTGGCGCTGGCCACCGTGATGATCGGCGGCCACCCGAGGATCGTCGCCGTGGCCCTGCCGGTCGGCGCCGCGATCGTCGGCGCCGCGGCCGTGGGCGCGGCCATGTGGGTCGGCGTCCTGCCCGGCGGCTTCTGGGGCCAGTGGCTCGCGATGAGCGCGGGCATGCTCGCGATCGGCGCGACGGTCGCGGGACTGGTGCAGCTGGCGGGGACGAAGGGCATCGGGCCGGCGGCGCTGCTGTTCATGCTGGTCGGGATGCCGCTCGCCGGCATCGCGATGCCGCCGGAGTTCCTGCCCCACGTGTGGGCCGTCCTCGGCCAGAGCCTGCCCATCGGCGCGACGGGCACGGCGCTGCGCAGCGCGGCCTTCTTCGCCGACGGTTCCCTGATCGGTGCCGGAGCCGGCGCGGCCTACGCGGTGCTCGGGGCCTGGATCGTGGTGGGCTACGGCCTCCTCGTGATCGGCGCGGCCAAGCACCGGGCGGAGCGGACCGCACCGTCGGACACGGGCGAGGTGAGCGAAAAGGATTTGCTGCGGCCTGCGACGATATAG
- a CDS encoding pyridoxal phosphate-dependent aminotransferase, which yields MSRPHVPHIRTELKPLPQSAKLQNVLYEIRGPVVAQAARLEAQGHRILKLNIGNPATFGFEAPDSIVRDMIHALPTSQGYSESQGIASARRAVVTRYEEVADFPYFDIGDVYLGNGVSELITMTLQALLNNGDEVLIPAPDYPLWTAMTSLSGGTPVHYLCDEDNGWNPSVEDIEAKITPRTKAIVVINPNNPTGAVYSRETLQQIVEVARKHSLLVLADEIYDRILYDDAQHISIAELAPDLLVCTFNGLSKAYRVCGYRAGWMVLTGPKDHASGFIEGLTLLASTRLCPNVPAQHAIQVALGGYQSINDLILPGGRLLEQRDVAYEKLNAIDGVSCVKPKGALYAFPKLDRDVHEIRDDEQMVLDLLNQEKILLVQGTGFNWPTPDHLRVVTLPWARDLAEALDRFGNFLSSYKQK from the coding sequence ATGAGCCGACCGCACGTGCCCCACATCCGCACTGAACTCAAGCCGCTCCCGCAGTCCGCCAAGCTGCAGAACGTGCTGTACGAGATCCGTGGACCCGTGGTGGCACAGGCGGCTCGGCTGGAGGCGCAGGGGCACCGCATCCTCAAGCTGAACATCGGCAACCCGGCGACCTTCGGCTTCGAGGCGCCGGACTCCATCGTCCGCGACATGATCCACGCGCTGCCCACCTCGCAGGGCTACAGCGAGTCGCAGGGCATCGCCTCCGCGCGACGGGCCGTGGTGACCCGCTACGAGGAGGTCGCGGACTTCCCGTACTTCGACATCGGCGACGTGTACCTGGGCAACGGCGTCTCCGAGCTCATCACCATGACGCTGCAGGCGCTGCTCAACAACGGCGACGAGGTGCTCATCCCCGCGCCCGACTACCCGCTGTGGACCGCCATGACGTCGCTGTCCGGCGGCACGCCCGTGCACTACCTGTGCGACGAGGACAACGGCTGGAACCCGTCCGTCGAGGACATCGAGGCGAAGATCACACCGCGCACCAAGGCGATCGTCGTGATCAACCCGAACAACCCGACGGGCGCGGTCTACTCGCGCGAGACGCTGCAGCAGATCGTCGAGGTCGCGCGCAAGCACTCGCTGCTCGTGCTCGCCGACGAGATCTACGACCGCATCCTCTACGACGATGCGCAGCACATCTCCATCGCCGAGCTCGCCCCCGACCTGCTGGTGTGCACGTTCAACGGCCTGTCCAAGGCCTACCGCGTGTGCGGCTACCGCGCCGGCTGGATGGTGCTCACCGGCCCCAAGGACCACGCCTCCGGCTTCATCGAGGGCCTCACGCTCCTGGCGTCGACGCGCCTGTGCCCCAACGTCCCCGCGCAGCACGCGATCCAGGTGGCGCTCGGCGGCTACCAGTCGATCAACGACCTGATCCTGCCCGGCGGGCGGCTGCTGGAGCAGCGCGACGTGGCCTACGAGAAGCTCAACGCGATCGACGGGGTGAGCTGCGTGAAGCCGAAGGGCGCGCTGTACGCCTTCCCCAAGCTCGACCGGGACGTGCACGAGATCCGCGACGACGAGCAGATGGTGCTGGACCTGCTCAACCAGGAGAAGATCCTCCTGGTCCAGGGCACCGGCTTCAACTGGCCCACGCCCGACCACCTCCGCGTGGTCACCCTGCCGTGGGCGCGCGACCTCGCGGAGGCTCTCGATCGTTTCGGCAACTTCCTGAGTTCCTACAAGCAGAAGTAG
- a CDS encoding YibE/F family protein produces the protein MTADHDHDVHDDAAAHVHSHSLTSISLGRWASRVVVGLLAVIGVLVVAGVILLWPSQIRVSVPSGPPTPTLAKGEVSEQLVGDCNFSPSGNGQLSDTEPHPVLNPDGGCLNSSVKITSGPDAGKWTMFSIGTQRMNVSAVPGKTSPDAAPSGIDVSRPATPGTGQPDLSPGTKIMMSWNGGGVAGSPSNYAFYDYARGVSLWVWGLVFAAVVIAVAQWRGLRALLGLALSGVVIVFFALPSILDGHSAVWVALVASAVILYLVLYLAHGVSLRTSAALLGTLCSLAVCAALAWLATITTQVTGLSSEDTTNLQAYASTVSTSGVLLAGFVIGALGVLNDVTITQSSATFELAKLSPKSSRRRTFLSAMRVGRDHIASTVYTLVFAYVGTALPLLLLFSIAGRPLGQVLTSDSVAIELVRAFVGGIGLALSVPLTTAIATLLAKPKRVAVSAEAAKRYTQSHPDADPSEIRVRERRATARAAASASSSDGAAGSAPVRRAAAERRAEGEPQPATPAEPQPATGQLPVAPPTGQFPVASRPAAPRSEGRSEPRPVAPPAAPSSPSTPAPRPGRRRLPDEPTPAPPRPQPRPPVLPDPPVQDPPPRRGRHSAD, from the coding sequence GTGACAGCCGACCACGACCACGACGTGCACGACGACGCCGCAGCGCACGTGCACAGCCACTCGCTGACCTCCATCTCCCTCGGTAGATGGGCGTCGCGGGTCGTGGTCGGCCTGCTCGCCGTGATCGGAGTCCTGGTCGTGGCGGGCGTGATCCTGCTGTGGCCGTCCCAGATCCGCGTGAGCGTGCCCTCGGGGCCGCCGACGCCGACGCTGGCGAAGGGCGAGGTCTCCGAGCAGCTGGTCGGCGACTGCAACTTCTCCCCGTCGGGGAACGGCCAGCTCAGCGATACCGAGCCGCACCCGGTGCTCAATCCCGACGGTGGCTGCCTCAACAGTTCCGTGAAGATCACGAGCGGCCCCGACGCCGGCAAGTGGACGATGTTCTCCATCGGCACGCAGCGGATGAACGTCTCCGCCGTGCCCGGGAAGACCTCGCCGGACGCGGCACCGTCGGGCATCGACGTCTCGCGCCCCGCCACCCCCGGCACCGGGCAGCCGGATCTCTCGCCCGGCACCAAGATCATGATGAGCTGGAACGGCGGCGGCGTGGCCGGCTCGCCGTCGAACTACGCCTTCTACGACTACGCGCGCGGCGTCTCGCTGTGGGTGTGGGGCCTGGTGTTCGCGGCCGTCGTGATCGCGGTGGCGCAGTGGCGCGGCCTGCGGGCGCTGCTCGGCCTGGCGCTCTCCGGCGTGGTGATCGTGTTCTTCGCGCTGCCGTCCATCCTCGACGGGCACTCGGCCGTCTGGGTGGCGCTGGTGGCCTCGGCGGTGATCCTGTACCTCGTGCTGTACCTGGCGCACGGCGTCTCGCTGCGCACGTCGGCGGCGCTGCTGGGCACGCTGTGCTCGCTGGCGGTGTGCGCCGCGCTGGCCTGGCTCGCGACGATCACCACGCAGGTCACGGGCCTGAGCAGCGAGGACACCACCAACCTGCAGGCCTACGCATCCACGGTCTCCACCTCGGGTGTGCTCCTCGCGGGCTTCGTCATCGGCGCGCTCGGCGTCCTCAACGACGTGACGATCACGCAGTCGTCGGCGACCTTCGAGCTGGCGAAGCTCTCCCCGAAGTCGTCGCGGCGCCGCACCTTCCTCTCGGCGATGCGCGTGGGCCGCGACCACATCGCGTCGACGGTCTACACCCTGGTCTTCGCCTACGTGGGCACCGCGCTGCCGCTGCTGCTGCTGTTCTCCATCGCGGGCCGGCCGCTGGGGCAGGTGCTCACGTCGGACTCGGTGGCGATCGAGCTGGTCCGCGCCTTCGTCGGCGGCATCGGCCTCGCCCTGTCCGTGCCGCTGACCACCGCCATCGCGACGCTGCTCGCCAAGCCCAAGCGGGTGGCCGTGAGCGCCGAGGCCGCCAAGCGGTACACGCAGAGCCATCCCGACGCCGACCCGTCGGAGATCCGGGTGCGGGAACGTCGCGCGACGGCCCGGGCGGCGGCGTCCGCGTCGTCGTCCGACGGTGCCGCCGGTTCGGCACCCGTGCGCCGGGCCGCGGCGGAGCGTCGCGCCGAGGGCGAGCCCCAGCCCGCGACTCCGGCGGAGCCGCAGCCCGCGACCGGGCAGCTGCCCGTCGCGCCGCCGACGGGCCAGTTCCCCGTCGCATCGCGCCCCGCGGCGCCCCGGTCCGAGGGCCGATCCGAGCCCCGGCCGGTCGCGCCGCCGGCGGCCCCGTCTTCGCCGTCGACCCCGGCTCCGCGGCCGGGTCGCCGGCGCCTGCCGGACGAGCCGACCCCCGCGCCCCCGCGGCCACAGCCGCGCCCGCCGGTGCTGCCGGATCCGCCGGTGCAGGACCCGCCGCCGCGGCGGGGCCGGCATTCGGCCGATTAG
- the dcd gene encoding dCTP deaminase translates to MLLSDRDIRAHVESGRLGIDPFDPQMVQPSSVDVRLDGLFRVFNNTRYTHIDPKQRQDELTSLVEPAEGEPFVLHPGEFVLGSTLEVCTLPDDLAGRLEGKSSLGRLGLLTHSTAGFIDPGFSGHITLELSNVANLPITLWPGMKIGQLCLFRLTSPAENPYGSSSVGSKYQGQRGPTPSKAYLNFQN, encoded by the coding sequence GTGCTGCTCTCCGATCGCGACATCCGCGCCCACGTGGAATCCGGCCGCCTGGGGATCGATCCCTTCGACCCGCAGATGGTGCAGCCGTCCAGCGTGGACGTGCGGCTCGACGGCCTGTTCCGGGTGTTCAACAACACCCGCTACACGCACATCGACCCGAAGCAGCGGCAGGACGAGCTGACCTCGCTGGTCGAACCCGCCGAGGGGGAGCCGTTCGTGCTGCACCCCGGCGAATTCGTACTCGGCTCCACGCTCGAGGTGTGCACGCTGCCCGACGACCTGGCGGGCCGCCTCGAGGGCAAGTCCTCGCTGGGCCGACTCGGCCTGCTGACGCACTCGACCGCCGGCTTCATCGATCCGGGCTTCTCCGGGCACATCACGCTGGAGCTGTCGAACGTCGCCAACCTGCCGATCACGTTGTGGCCGGGCATGAAGATCGGCCAGCTGTGCCTGTTCCGGCTCACCAGCCCGGCGGAGAACCCCTACGGCAGCTCATCGGTGGGGTCGAAGTACCAGGGCCAGCGCGGCCCGACGCCCTCGAAGGCGTACCTCAACTTCCAGAACTGA
- a CDS encoding PLD nuclease N-terminal domain-containing protein — MPYFGAIVMLLWVAALIDVIVSDEYRVRHLPKGGWLIIVILIPLAGSLIWFLLGRPVGSVAGGGAPSRTTGFPEYERPGRHIAQYPDDDDEFLRQCRARAEEQRRRAKELDARNRADSPEDKD; from the coding sequence ATGCCGTATTTCGGTGCGATAGTGATGCTGCTGTGGGTCGCCGCGCTCATCGACGTGATCGTCTCGGACGAATACCGGGTGCGCCACCTGCCCAAGGGCGGCTGGCTCATCATCGTCATTCTCATCCCCCTCGCGGGCTCCCTCATCTGGTTCCTCCTCGGCCGGCCCGTCGGGTCCGTCGCGGGCGGCGGCGCACCGTCGCGCACCACGGGATTCCCCGAGTACGAGCGCCCGGGCCGGCACATCGCCCAGTACCCGGACGACGACGACGAATTCTTGCGGCAGTGCCGTGCGCGGGCCGAGGAGCAGCGGCGCCGCGCCAAGGAGCTCGACGCCCGCAACCGCGCCGACTCGCCCGAGGACAAGGACTGA